A region from the Chloroflexota bacterium genome encodes:
- a CDS encoding class I SAM-dependent methyltransferase, translating into MTADPDARLPGSFRDPAGFMFRRDGEFLRQVNQSYESTFRTLMDSGLYASLVDDGLLIPHETVDPNLAAEPGAVAVLRPEQLTFVSYPFEWSFSQLKAAALATLHVQRRALDHGLSLKDASARNIQLHAGRPMLIDTLSFEPYEPGYPWVGYRQFCQHFLAPLAVMASTDARLSGLLQSHLDGLPLDLAARLLPWRSRLRTGLLMHLHLHSRAQARAASASRKRADLAGRMSRRRLDALLDSLESTVRRISWNPDDTPWAGYGDQTSYSGRALADKKRLVAEYLATVSVESVWDIGGNTGDFSRLAAARGVSVVSIDSDPGAVDVNYRRMAAAGEANLIPIVADITNPSPSLGWDNREIASLTARGPAGLVMALALIHHVAVGNNTGFDRLARFFAALGPKLLIEFVPPDDPMAVGLVAMRNHDFPWYTQPEFESAFGRHFEVQRSDAIEDSKRRLYLMTARREGDSE; encoded by the coding sequence ATGACCGCCGATCCTGACGCGCGCCTGCCGGGGTCGTTCCGCGATCCGGCGGGGTTCATGTTCCGGCGCGACGGCGAGTTCCTGCGACAGGTCAACCAGTCCTACGAGTCGACGTTCCGCACCCTGATGGACTCGGGGCTGTATGCCAGCCTCGTCGACGACGGTCTGCTCATTCCGCACGAGACCGTCGACCCGAACCTGGCGGCCGAGCCGGGCGCCGTGGCCGTCTTGCGGCCCGAGCAGCTGACGTTCGTCTCCTATCCGTTTGAGTGGTCGTTCTCGCAGCTGAAGGCCGCGGCGCTCGCCACCTTGCACGTGCAGCGCCGCGCGCTGGACCACGGCCTGTCGCTGAAGGACGCGAGCGCGCGCAACATCCAATTGCACGCGGGTCGTCCGATGCTCATCGACACCCTGTCGTTCGAGCCTTACGAGCCGGGGTATCCGTGGGTGGGCTATCGGCAGTTTTGCCAGCACTTCCTGGCTCCGCTGGCGGTCATGGCCTCCACCGACGCACGCTTGAGCGGCCTGCTGCAGAGTCACCTGGACGGCCTGCCGCTCGACCTGGCCGCGCGGCTGCTGCCCTGGCGCTCGCGGCTGCGAACCGGCCTGTTGATGCATCTCCACCTGCACAGCCGGGCGCAAGCGCGCGCGGCTTCGGCCAGCCGGAAGCGCGCCGACCTGGCCGGGCGCATGAGCCGACGACGGCTCGACGCCTTGCTGGACAGCCTGGAGTCGACGGTGCGCCGGATTTCGTGGAACCCGGACGACACGCCCTGGGCCGGATATGGCGACCAGACGAGCTATTCCGGGCGCGCCCTGGCCGACAAGAAACGCCTGGTGGCCGAATACCTCGCCACCGTCTCGGTGGAATCGGTGTGGGACATCGGCGGCAACACGGGCGACTTCAGCCGGCTTGCCGCCGCTCGCGGCGTTTCGGTGGTGTCAATCGACAGCGACCCTGGTGCGGTGGACGTGAACTACCGGCGCATGGCCGCGGCTGGAGAAGCCAATCTCATTCCGATCGTGGCGGACATCACGAATCCCAGCCCCTCGCTTGGGTGGGACAACCGCGAGATCGCCTCGCTCACGGCGCGGGGACCGGCTGGGCTGGTGATGGCGCTGGCGCTGATTCACCACGTGGCAGTCGGCAACAACACCGGCTTCGACCGCCTGGCGCGGTTTTTCGCGGCGCTGGGGCCAAAGCTCCTGATCGAGTTCGTCCCGCCCGACGATCCCATGGCGGTTGGCCTGGTGGCGATGCGGAACCACGACTTCCCCTGGTACACGCAGCCCGAATTCGAGTCGGCTTTCGGCCGCCACTTCGAGGTCCAGCGGTCGGATGCGATCGAGGACTCGAAACGCCGGCTCTATCTGATGACCGCGCGCCGTGAGGGAGATTCTGAATGA
- a CDS encoding sialidase family protein, whose protein sequence is MLPRERYLPAAGEDIAQWHSVCYIDAGLTRLERFQTSSASDEYHEFEERTSPDNGRTWTERETLPGVVKDLEGGGIVTYLPGIYVDRARNRRYQIRMRRIWPGLPAYTHAWGSHRHPCNDHAFAWADDEPETLLRYEEGPEFDPENPFDADFCATNRAYPGQAITIAPDGTAYLPLVAHPAELEAAHASGGLVVMRREPQSSEWQASNIEFLGWERSSRGVLEPEVAVLRDGRLLTVVRASHTATTPGRKWFSVSDDGGRGFSPFQELRYDDGSRFYSPSSIHRFIRSERNGKLYWLANITQEPPDGNSPRYPLYIAEIDEDGPAVRRDSLRLVDDRGPNEPEALQLSNFNILEDRETLDIEIYLTRLGEVADHFWQGAVYRYLFSPPA, encoded by the coding sequence ATGCTGCCCCGTGAACGCTATCTGCCTGCCGCCGGCGAGGACATCGCCCAGTGGCATTCGGTCTGCTATATCGACGCCGGCCTCACCCGACTCGAACGATTTCAAACCAGCAGCGCTTCGGACGAATACCACGAGTTCGAGGAACGCACCTCGCCCGACAACGGCCGCACCTGGACCGAGCGCGAAACGCTTCCCGGCGTCGTGAAGGATCTCGAAGGCGGCGGCATCGTCACCTATCTGCCCGGCATCTACGTCGACCGCGCCCGCAACCGGCGCTACCAGATACGTATGCGCCGGATCTGGCCCGGCCTACCGGCCTATACCCATGCGTGGGGGTCCCACCGGCACCCGTGCAACGACCATGCCTTCGCCTGGGCCGACGACGAGCCCGAAACGCTGCTCCGGTATGAGGAAGGGCCGGAATTCGATCCCGAGAATCCGTTTGACGCCGACTTCTGCGCGACCAACCGTGCCTATCCGGGACAGGCCATCACCATCGCACCCGACGGCACGGCCTATCTGCCCCTGGTGGCGCACCCTGCTGAGCTAGAGGCCGCACACGCCAGCGGCGGGCTGGTCGTCATGCGCCGCGAGCCCCAGTCGAGCGAATGGCAGGCCTCGAACATCGAGTTCCTCGGGTGGGAGCGCTCCTCGCGCGGGGTGCTCGAGCCGGAGGTCGCCGTGCTGCGTGATGGCCGCCTGCTCACCGTCGTCCGTGCCAGCCACACCGCCACGACCCCAGGGCGCAAGTGGTTCAGCGTCTCCGACGACGGCGGCCGCGGCTTCTCGCCGTTTCAGGAGCTGCGCTACGACGACGGCTCCCGGTTCTATTCCCCGTCCAGCATCCATCGCTTCATCCGTTCGGAGCGCAACGGGAAGCTCTACTGGCTCGCCAACATCACCCAGGAGCCGCCCGACGGCAACAGCCCGCGCTACCCCCTCTACATCGCCGAGATCGACGAGGATGGCCCGGCGGTGCGGCGCGACAGCCTGCGTCTCGTCGACGACCGCGGCCCGAACGAGCCCGAGGCCCTGCAGCTCTCGAATTTCAACATCCTCGAAGACCGCGAGACGCTGGATATCGAGATCTACCTCACCCGCCTGGGCGAGGTGGCGGACCACTTCTGGCAAGGGGCCGTGTACCGCTACCTCTTCTCGCCACCGGCCTAG
- a CDS encoding DUF4287 domain-containing protein: protein MAKPPVSDAAVAAKTGKTWDEWCAILDAAGGMAIGHTAIAAYLRDHHDVPPWWSQEVTVGYERIRGLREEHQTPRGYQVSVSKTLPVAAETLYEAWTVEETRRRWLGDDEPHIRTARPNKSLRITWVDGVTHVEVAFYPKGLSKSQVVVQHSKLADRADVEAKRAYWKAALARLGGEVT, encoded by the coding sequence ATCGCCAAGCCGCCCGTCAGCGACGCCGCCGTCGCCGCCAAGACCGGCAAGACCTGGGACGAATGGTGCGCCATCCTGGACGCCGCCGGCGGCATGGCCATCGGCCACACGGCCATCGCCGCCTATCTGCGCGACCACCACGACGTCCCGCCCTGGTGGAGCCAGGAAGTCACCGTGGGCTACGAGCGCATCCGCGGCCTGCGCGAGGAGCACCAGACGCCCCGCGGCTACCAGGTGAGCGTGAGCAAGACGCTGCCGGTCGCCGCCGAGACGCTCTACGAGGCTTGGACGGTTGAGGAAACCCGCCGGCGCTGGCTCGGCGACGACGAGCCCCACATCCGCACCGCGCGCCCCAACAAGTCGCTTCGCATCACCTGGGTCGACGGCGTCACCCACGTCGAGGTGGCCTTCTATCCCAAGGGTTTGTCAAAGAGCCAGGTCGTGGTGCAGCACTCAAAGCTCGCGGACCGCGCCGACGTCGAAGCCAAGCGCGCCTACTGGAAGGCGGCCCTCGCCCGCCTCGGTGGCGAGGTGACCTAG
- the recQ gene encoding DNA helicase RecQ — MRQVLKARFGYDEFRPMQAEIIGNVMAGRDSLVLMPTGSGKSLCYQLPALCLDGLTLVVSPLIALMKDQVDALRSNGIEAAFINSSVPPHEAGGVYNAARAGRLKLLYIAPERLAVAGFGEFIRGVRIDQIAIDEAHCISEWGHDFRPDYRNLRTLREILPGAPVMALTATATAKVRDDIVEQLMIPEARRFISSFNRENLSYIVRPKRRPIDHLVQQLRRHADGAAIVYCLSRDGTERLAAKLSRHGLPALPYHAGLDPTVRRETQERFNRDDARIIVATIAFGMGIDKPDVRLIAHFDLPKTLEGYYQETGRAGRDGLPSECVLYFSAGDRAKFTRFIDEIEDPAERERAHQKLDQVIAFGEARTCRRATLLQYFGESYDRPDCGGCDVCLVEREAFDATEIAQMVLSAVIRTGERFGPAHVINVLRGSRARRVLELGHDQLSVHGIARGHGRDELKEIVGLLEDEGLLQRSPDKFATVSVTPAGRDLLRQRQPLTLSRIKRAALDDHSGPADLSERANLQQRARGQGNDRADFDPQLFERLRELRLRLAEAREQPAYVIFSNRTLEEMARAMPRDHTTFAEISGVGPVKLEEFADDFLRVIREYTVSRQSA; from the coding sequence ATGCGTCAAGTTCTTAAGGCTCGCTTTGGGTACGACGAGTTTCGGCCGATGCAGGCCGAGATCATCGGCAACGTAATGGCGGGCCGAGACTCACTGGTCTTGATGCCCACGGGCAGTGGAAAGTCGCTGTGCTATCAGCTGCCGGCGCTCTGCCTGGACGGGCTGACGCTGGTCGTCTCACCCCTCATCGCCCTGATGAAGGATCAGGTGGACGCGCTGCGATCCAACGGCATCGAGGCGGCGTTCATCAACAGCTCGGTACCGCCGCACGAGGCCGGCGGCGTCTACAACGCGGCGCGGGCCGGGCGGCTCAAGCTCCTCTACATCGCACCGGAGCGTCTGGCGGTCGCCGGGTTTGGTGAGTTTATTCGCGGGGTGCGCATCGACCAGATCGCCATCGACGAGGCGCACTGCATCTCCGAGTGGGGTCACGACTTCCGGCCGGACTACCGCAACCTCCGAACCCTGCGCGAGATCCTTCCTGGCGCTCCCGTGATGGCGCTGACGGCCACCGCGACGGCCAAAGTCCGCGACGACATCGTCGAGCAGCTCATGATCCCGGAGGCGCGTCGGTTCATCTCGAGCTTCAACCGTGAAAATCTGTCCTATATCGTGCGCCCCAAGCGCCGCCCCATCGACCATTTGGTCCAGCAGTTGCGCCGGCATGCTGACGGGGCGGCGATCGTCTATTGCCTCTCGCGCGACGGCACCGAGAGGCTGGCGGCGAAGCTCTCGCGCCACGGCTTGCCAGCGCTCCCGTACCACGCCGGTCTCGACCCGACCGTCCGCCGGGAGACGCAGGAGCGGTTCAATCGGGACGATGCGCGGATCATTGTGGCCACCATCGCCTTCGGCATGGGCATCGACAAGCCCGACGTGCGTCTCATCGCCCACTTCGACCTACCCAAGACGCTGGAAGGCTATTACCAGGAAACGGGGCGGGCCGGACGCGACGGATTGCCCAGCGAATGCGTGCTGTACTTTTCCGCCGGCGACCGGGCCAAATTCACGCGCTTCATCGACGAGATCGAGGACCCGGCAGAGCGCGAGCGGGCTCACCAAAAGCTCGACCAGGTGATCGCCTTTGGTGAGGCGCGGACCTGCCGCCGGGCAACCCTGTTGCAGTACTTCGGTGAGAGCTACGACCGGCCGGATTGCGGCGGCTGCGACGTGTGCCTGGTCGAGCGCGAGGCGTTCGACGCGACCGAGATTGCCCAAATGGTCCTGTCGGCAGTCATTCGCACCGGCGAGCGGTTTGGCCCGGCCCACGTCATCAATGTGCTGCGCGGCTCGCGCGCACGGCGCGTACTGGAGTTGGGTCATGACCAGTTGTCGGTCCACGGCATTGCCCGCGGCCATGGACGCGACGAGCTCAAGGAGATCGTGGGCCTGCTGGAAGACGAGGGGCTGCTGCAGCGGAGTCCCGACAAATTCGCGACAGTCTCGGTGACGCCCGCCGGCCGTGACCTTCTACGCCAGCGCCAGCCGCTGACGCTCAGCCGCATCAAGCGCGCGGCTCTCGACGATCACAGCGGCCCAGCCGACCTGTCGGAACGGGCGAATCTCCAGCAGCGGGCGCGCGGCCAGGGCAACGACCGCGCCGACTTCGACCCGCAGTTGTTCGAACGTCTTCGCGAGTTGCGGCTCCGCCTGGCCGAAGCCAGGGAGCAGCCAGCCTACGTGATCTTCAGCAACCGCACGCTCGAGGAGATGGCGCGCGCCATGCCCCGCGACCACACGACCTTTGCGGAAATCTCGGGCGTCGGCCCGGTAAAGCTGGAGGAATTCGCCGACGATTTCCTGCGGGTAATCCGCGAGTACACAGTTTCAAGGCAATCGGCCTAG
- a CDS encoding DUF2203 domain-containing protein: MHDEPEALHGDEPEEPELRHYTLSEANEMLVEARPVLAKLRRIWLEADPDRQAFERVQESDAGAVDVSLAHQRLIAGLWDVQPLVAWLRARDILLRDPATGLIDFLSEIDGEDCYLCWRLGEEDIAYWHGTDEGFDNRKPLPGV; the protein is encoded by the coding sequence ATGCATGACGAACCCGAAGCGCTGCACGGCGACGAGCCCGAAGAGCCGGAGCTTCGCCACTACACGCTGAGCGAGGCCAACGAGATGTTGGTCGAGGCGCGGCCCGTGCTGGCGAAACTGCGTCGCATCTGGCTGGAAGCCGACCCCGACCGTCAGGCCTTCGAGCGCGTCCAGGAATCCGACGCCGGCGCGGTGGACGTGAGCCTGGCCCACCAGCGCCTCATCGCCGGGCTGTGGGACGTCCAGCCGCTGGTGGCTTGGCTGCGCGCCCGCGACATCCTGCTGCGCGACCCCGCCACCGGGCTGATCGACTTCCTTTCGGAGATCGACGGCGAGGACTGCTACCTCTGCTGGCGTCTCGGCGAAGAGGACATCGCCTACTGGCACGGCACCGACGAGGGCTTCGACAACCGGAAGCCGTTGCCGGGCGTTTAG
- a CDS encoding NAD(P)H-dependent oxidoreductase subunit E: MAIHHTELETPPGREPLPESERPKLETLREQLQPLKDLPGSSIEALYAAQELFSYVPPEAITLIAEELSIPESQVFGVVTFYTMFSLEPQPPNVLRVCRDLSCHLAGAPRLIGALEQALGVPRGHASPDGQFIVKVVSCLGLCDKQPAMLVNLDQHGPVMPDDVPNLLDDIRNGAG, translated from the coding sequence ATGGCCATTCACCACACTGAGCTCGAGACGCCGCCCGGTCGCGAGCCGCTGCCGGAGTCCGAGCGACCCAAGCTGGAAACGCTGCGGGAACAGCTGCAGCCGCTCAAGGATCTGCCCGGCTCGTCCATCGAGGCGCTCTACGCCGCCCAGGAGCTGTTCTCCTACGTGCCGCCCGAAGCCATCACCCTGATCGCCGAGGAGCTGAGCATCCCCGAGAGCCAGGTGTTCGGCGTGGTGACCTTCTACACCATGTTCTCGCTGGAGCCGCAGCCGCCCAACGTGCTGCGGGTGTGCCGCGACCTGAGCTGTCACCTGGCCGGCGCGCCCAGGCTGATCGGCGCGCTGGAGCAGGCGCTGGGCGTGCCGCGCGGGCACGCCAGCCCCGACGGCCAGTTCATCGTGAAAGTGGTCTCGTGCCTCGGCCTGTGCGACAAGCAGCCGGCCATGCTGGTCAACCTCGATCAGCACGGTCCGGTGATGCCGGACGACGTGCCGAATCTGCTCGACGACATCCGGAACGGCGCGGGCTGA
- the nuoF gene encoding NADH-quinone oxidoreductase subunit NuoF, producing the protein MELVVTRNFGNPEPWTLASYRESGGYEALERVLKEMTPEDVTELIKASNLTGRGGAFFPTGLKWEFVRKDPKTPRYVVVNADESEPGTYVNRLSLELDPHMTIEGMIIAAYASNAERGYFYIRGEYGLSHERVKAALREAYEAGYLGQGICGRSDFNLEVEFRRGAGAYIVGEETALFNSLEGKRGNPRFKPPFPTNFGVWGLPTAINNVETLAAAPAIVMKGAEWFKDLGVGDAAGTKMYCLSGNVVNPVCVELPLGVTAREVIMDHGGGVPEGRTLKGFKPGGASSAPLTPAELDAPLEPKSMADLGTIMGTGGVVVFDDTTCMVDVAYRDALFFEDESCGFCIPCREGTPNLVQICERILHGQGTMDDLDLLEELGASMMASFCGLGHFAHQPVRGAVSRFRDEFEAYIQGRHSPAGT; encoded by the coding sequence ATGGAGCTGGTCGTCACGCGCAACTTTGGGAATCCCGAGCCTTGGACGCTGGCCAGCTATCGCGAATCCGGGGGCTATGAGGCCCTCGAGCGCGTCCTGAAGGAGATGACTCCAGAGGACGTAACCGAGCTAATCAAAGCGTCGAACCTCACCGGCCGCGGCGGCGCCTTCTTCCCGACCGGGCTGAAGTGGGAGTTCGTCCGCAAAGACCCTAAGACGCCCCGCTACGTGGTGGTGAATGCCGACGAGAGCGAGCCGGGCACCTACGTGAACCGCCTGTCCCTCGAGCTGGACCCGCACATGACCATCGAGGGCATGATCATCGCCGCCTACGCCTCCAACGCCGAGCGCGGCTATTTCTACATCCGCGGCGAGTACGGCTTGTCGCACGAGCGAGTCAAGGCCGCTCTGCGCGAGGCCTACGAGGCCGGGTATCTGGGCCAGGGCATCTGCGGCCGGAGCGACTTCAACCTGGAGGTCGAGTTCCGGCGCGGCGCCGGCGCCTACATCGTGGGCGAGGAGACGGCGCTCTTCAATTCCCTGGAAGGCAAGCGGGGCAACCCGCGGTTCAAGCCGCCGTTCCCCACGAACTTCGGCGTGTGGGGCCTGCCAACCGCGATCAACAACGTGGAGACGCTGGCCGCCGCCCCCGCCATCGTGATGAAGGGCGCCGAGTGGTTCAAGGACCTCGGCGTCGGCGACGCGGCGGGCACCAAGATGTATTGCCTCTCGGGCAACGTGGTGAACCCCGTCTGCGTGGAACTGCCCCTGGGCGTCACGGCCCGCGAGGTGATCATGGATCACGGCGGCGGCGTGCCCGAAGGGCGGACTCTCAAGGGATTCAAGCCCGGCGGAGCATCGTCTGCGCCCCTCACCCCTGCCGAGCTCGACGCGCCGCTCGAACCCAAGTCGATGGCCGACCTGGGCACGATCATGGGCACCGGCGGCGTCGTGGTGTTCGACGACACCACTTGCATGGTAGACGTGGCCTACCGGGACGCGCTGTTCTTCGAGGACGAGAGCTGCGGCTTTTGCATCCCCTGCCGCGAGGGCACGCCAAACCTGGTCCAGATCTGCGAGCGCATCTTGCACGGCCAGGGCACGATGGATGACCTCGACCTGCTCGAGGAACTGGGCGCCAGCATGATGGCGTCGTTCTGCGGGCTGGGGCACTTCGCGCACCAGCCGGTGCGCGGCGCGGTCAGCCGCTTCCGCGACGAGTTCGAAGCCTACATTCAAGGTCGCCATTCCCCAGCCGGAACCTGA
- a CDS encoding PD-(D/E)XK nuclease family protein yields MTIARRATRLSFTKLSLFEFCPTAYRYRYVERVPVPFVPRIVVGAIVHAVLHRLFERLQARERVDKSVLDGLHADYWAEAPRLDRDRFPEMWRDGQALLDGYWSANHANLGQPVLLESRFRFRPDADAGYSIEGVIDRVDETPSGTAIIDYKSGRRPERLPDRLRAQLHTYALGVEQVHERRVERLDAYFLADNAGISITPDPDYSDALLDRYANTADRVEAASFTATPGPHCDWCDFRDRCPFRATDA; encoded by the coding sequence GTGACGATCGCACGTCGCGCAACCCGGCTCAGCTTCACCAAGCTGTCGCTCTTCGAGTTCTGCCCCACGGCCTATCGCTATCGCTACGTTGAGCGCGTGCCGGTGCCCTTTGTGCCCCGGATCGTCGTTGGGGCGATCGTGCACGCGGTGCTTCACCGGCTCTTCGAGCGCCTGCAAGCCCGTGAACGAGTCGACAAGAGTGTTCTCGACGGTCTGCACGCGGACTACTGGGCCGAGGCCCCGCGGCTGGACCGCGACCGCTTTCCGGAAATGTGGCGGGACGGGCAGGCGTTGCTCGACGGCTATTGGTCGGCCAATCACGCAAACCTCGGCCAGCCGGTCCTGCTCGAATCGCGCTTCCGCTTTCGTCCAGATGCCGATGCCGGCTATTCCATCGAGGGCGTGATCGATCGGGTGGATGAAACGCCGTCAGGCACGGCCATCATCGACTACAAGAGCGGCCGCCGTCCCGAGCGGCTGCCGGACCGCCTGCGCGCCCAGCTGCACACCTACGCGCTGGGCGTGGAGCAGGTGCACGAGCGCCGCGTCGAGCGTCTCGACGCCTATTTCCTGGCCGACAACGCGGGCATCTCAATCACGCCGGACCCCGACTACAGCGACGCGTTGCTGGATCGCTACGCAAACACGGCGGATCGGGTCGAGGCCGCCAGTTTCACCGCCACGCCCGGGCCGCATTGCGACTGGTGCGATTTTCGTGACCGGTGTCCGTTCCGCGCGACGGACGCGTAG
- a CDS encoding metal-sulfur cluster assembly factor: MRGIALEATMDAPLAEETIRDSLREVIDPEIGINIVDLGLIYEIDVAPAESEAHDVSVTMTLTTPGCPAGPQILQQVKQVVEAVPGVRSMDLDLTFSPLWNEEMLSEDVRWILGR, encoded by the coding sequence ATGAGAGGCATCGCGCTGGAGGCGACGATGGACGCACCCCTGGCGGAAGAGACGATTCGCGACTCCCTGCGCGAGGTGATCGACCCTGAAATCGGCATCAACATCGTGGACCTGGGACTGATCTACGAGATCGACGTGGCCCCCGCTGAGTCCGAGGCCCACGACGTGTCGGTGACCATGACCCTGACGACGCCCGGATGCCCGGCCGGACCGCAAATCCTGCAGCAGGTGAAGCAGGTGGTGGAGGCCGTCCCCGGCGTGCGCAGCATGGATCTCGATCTCACGTTCAGCCCCTTGTGGAACGAGGAGATGCTGAGCGAGGACGTCCGCTGGATTCTGGGCCGCTAG
- a CDS encoding metallophosphoesterase family protein, with amino-acid sequence MHIAVVSDVHANLTALRAVLRDIDTRAPFDLIVSNGDQILGGPRPLETWRELQRIGAYCLCGNTERDLGTGEFPPAPAGGRWRDRILEVFDWTIEALPNAVIARAAALPRRLELGIDGAPLLVISHANGVNLDEFIWADTDPVELDRLMGTPRPALLVVGHIHAPLDLQVGPTRVLRAGSVGLMYEANAYNQAHWTEITWDAPRGAWTAEPHAVIWDHTAEIAAGRAAGYPGTEILPGYERA; translated from the coding sequence ATGCACATTGCCGTCGTGTCCGATGTCCATGCCAATCTGACCGCGCTGCGCGCGGTGCTGCGGGACATCGACACCCGTGCTCCCTTTGATCTGATCGTGTCCAATGGCGACCAGATTCTGGGGGGGCCGCGACCGCTGGAGACTTGGCGGGAGTTGCAGCGCATCGGCGCCTATTGCCTCTGCGGCAACACCGAGCGCGATCTCGGGACCGGCGAGTTCCCACCGGCGCCCGCCGGCGGCCGATGGCGCGATCGCATCCTCGAAGTCTTCGACTGGACGATCGAGGCGCTGCCGAACGCGGTCATCGCGCGCGCGGCGGCCCTGCCGCGCCGGCTTGAGCTGGGCATCGATGGCGCGCCGCTGCTGGTCATCAGCCACGCCAACGGCGTCAATCTGGACGAGTTCATCTGGGCCGACACCGATCCGGTGGAGCTCGACCGCTTGATGGGCACGCCGCGGCCGGCGCTGCTGGTCGTCGGCCACATTCACGCTCCGCTGGACCTGCAGGTCGGGCCCACGCGAGTGCTGCGGGCGGGCAGCGTGGGATTGATGTATGAAGCCAACGCCTACAACCAGGCCCATTGGACCGAGATCACCTGGGATGCGCCGCGAGGCGCGTGGACGGCGGAGCCGCACGCCGTGATCTGGGACCACACGGCCGAGATCGCCGCGGGACGCGCGGCCGGATATCCGGGCACGGAAATCCTGCCGGGATACGAGCGCGCCTAG
- a CDS encoding leucine-rich repeat domain-containing protein, giving the protein MTNCAAALALLLAMALMAATCDAPVDTPVAIPTPGSAAADRVALVALYHATDGPNWTDNRNWLTDVHIGAWFGVTTVRGRVTELRLDENQLTGTIPSTLGRLTNLRKLSLTWNQLTGAIPPDLGHLAQLQELVLGHNQLTGTIPSTLSGLTNLKTLWLSWNQLTGAIQPDLAHLTQLQDLGLSNNQLSGAIPSWLGSLGNLHSLSLEENQLSGAIPRILGDLHRLRHLNLAANHLQGPIPRELGLLASLEVLDLADNQLRGDLPPELGGLSRLTSLTLARNRLQGEIPPELGRLTNLRRLSLDGNQLRGTIPPQLGSLTHLRELSLRDNRLDGKVPSDLGHLANLQHVNLGSTNRLTGCLPARLRNARFNDLEELELPFCWYTS; this is encoded by the coding sequence ATGACCAATTGTGCCGCCGCGCTCGCGCTCCTTTTGGCAATGGCGCTCATGGCGGCCACGTGCGACGCGCCGGTGGACACGCCCGTGGCGATCCCTACACCCGGATCTGCTGCCGCGGACCGGGTGGCTCTAGTCGCGCTCTACCACGCGACCGATGGACCGAATTGGACGGACAATCGAAACTGGCTCACCGATGTGCACATCGGTGCCTGGTTCGGCGTCACTACCGTCCGCGGTCGGGTCACGGAACTCCGACTCGATGAGAATCAGTTGACCGGCACTATTCCGTCCACGCTGGGCCGCCTGACAAATCTGAGAAAGCTATCGCTTACATGGAATCAACTGACTGGGGCGATCCCGCCCGATCTCGGTCACCTCGCTCAACTACAAGAACTAGTCCTGGGTCACAACCAGTTGACTGGCACTATTCCGTCCACGCTGAGCGGCCTGACAAATCTGAAAACGCTCTGGCTCTCTTGGAATCAACTGACTGGAGCGATCCAGCCCGATCTGGCCCACCTCACTCAACTGCAAGACTTGGGCCTCAGCAACAACCAGTTGAGCGGCGCCATTCCGTCCTGGCTGGGCAGCCTCGGCAATCTGCACTCGCTGTCTCTCGAAGAAAACCAGCTCAGTGGAGCAATCCCGAGGATATTGGGCGACCTCCACAGGCTGCGGCATCTAAATCTCGCTGCCAACCATCTGCAGGGGCCGATACCGCGCGAGCTGGGCCTCCTCGCTTCCCTGGAGGTGCTGGACCTGGCCGATAACCAGTTGCGAGGAGATCTTCCTCCCGAACTTGGTGGCCTCTCCCGACTAACCTCCTTGACGCTCGCCAGGAACAGGCTGCAGGGGGAAATACCACCTGAACTGGGTCGTCTGACCAACTTGAGAAGATTGTCGCTCGATGGCAACCAACTTCGTGGGACGATTCCGCCCCAACTGGGTAGTCTCACTCACCTAAGGGAGTTGAGCCTCAGAGACAATCGGCTAGACGGGAAGGTTCCGTCTGACCTGGGCCACTTAGCAAATCTGCAGCATGTGAATCTCGGTAGTACCAATCGACTCACCGGGTGCCTCCCCGCAAGGCTGCGTAACGCTCGGTTCAACGACCTCGAAGAGTTGGAGTTGCCGTTCTGCTGGTACACCAGTTGA
- a CDS encoding 50S ribosomal protein L35, giving the protein MPKLKTRKAAVKRLRKTANGKVTCAKSTAQTLRRKKSRRARRAKGHEQPITGGQLKQAKRLLAG; this is encoded by the coding sequence ATGCCAAAACTCAAAACACGAAAAGCCGCCGTTAAGCGGCTGCGCAAGACCGCCAACGGCAAGGTGACCTGCGCCAAGAGCACGGCGCAGACCCTGCGGCGCAAGAAGAGCCGCCGCGCTCGGCGCGCCAAGGGTCACGAGCAGCCGATCACCGGCGGTCAGCTCAAGCAGGCCAAGCGCCTGCTCGCCGGATAG